Genomic segment of Desulfomicrobium apsheronum:
GAGTCTCATGTACTTCGCCCACGCACGATCGGCCGGGGTGGTCATGGGCACCAGGGCCCCGGTGCTGCTCAACTCGCGGGCCGACTCCCACCAGACCAAGATCAACGCCGTGGCCCTCGGAATCCTCATGGCGGCAAAAGGAGCCTAGAACATGAAAATCCTGGTCCTGAACCCCGGTTCAACCTCCACCAAGATCGCGGTCTTTCAAGGCCGGGAAGCGCTCTTCGTGGAGACCATCCGCCACGAAGCGGCCGATCTGGATCGCTTCGCGCACGTCATGGACCAGGAAGGATACCGGCGGGAAATGATCATGGCGGCCCTTGCGCGCCATGAGCTTGCCGTCTCGGACATGGCCGCCGTCATCGGCCGGGGCGGACTGCTCCGTCCCATGCCCGGCGGCGTGTACGCCGTCGGCCCGGAAATGATCGCCGACCTGAGCTCCTGCCGCTTCGGAACCCACGCCTCCAACCTCGGCGCCATCCTGGCCCACGACCTGGCCTCCCGCGCCGGAATACCGGCCCTCATCGCCGACCCCGTGGTCGTGGACGAGCTTGGTCCCCTGGCCCGCTATTCCGGCCATCCGTCCATACAGCGGCGCAGCATCTTCCACGCCCTGAACCACAAGGCCGTGGCCAGACGCGTGGCGCAGGAACTGGGGCGCGCCTACGAGGAACTGCGGCTCATCGTGGTCCATCTGGGCGGAGGAGTGTCCGTGGGAGCACACGAACTTGGCCGGGTGGTCGACGTCAACAACGCCCTGGACGGAGACGGGCCCTTCTCCCCCGAGCGCAGCGGCGGCCTGCCCTGCGAAGCGCTCGTCAGCTGGTGTTTTGCCCCGGGTGCCAGCGAAAAGGAAATCCGTAGCAGGATCACCGGTAAAGGCGGACTTTTGGCCTATCTGGGCACTGCCAGCGGCATGGAGGTCGAGCGGCGCATCCGCGAAGGGGACACCCTCGCCCGGGAGGTGCGCCAGGCCATGGCCTACCAGGTGGCCAAGGAAATCGGAGCCATGGGCGCGGTGCTCCGTGGCCGGGTCGATGCCGTAATCCTGACCGGCGGGCTCATGCACGATCAAGAACTGGCCGCGCTCATATCCGGGCAGGTGGAATTTCTGGCGCCGGTCATGGTCCACCCGGGAGAGGACGAAATGTCCGCCCTGGCCGAGGCCGCCGAGCGCGCCCTGACAGGCATGTGCGAGACACTGACCTACCCACCCCGAACGATGGCCGTTGTCGGGCATAATCCAGACTGAAAAACCAGCCGTTGCCGATTCTTCCGGGATTTGGCGGGAATTGCCCCTTTTCCCGGGCAGCGCTCTGGGGTAAAGGAAAAGGAATATTTCCATCTCAAGCCCCAGGAGCCGCAGGGAATGCACAAAAAAATCATTTGGGATCAGTCTTTTGAGACCGGAATTGCCGAAATCGACACGCAGCACCAGCGCCTGGTCGAGATCATCAATTCCCTTGCGGACGGCATCGGCCACGTTTCCATGGACGATCTGCACAATATCCTGACCCAGCTCAAGGAATACGCCAATTACCATTTCCGGACCGAAGAGACGCTCATGGAGGCCGCCGGATACGCGGGACTCGAAGAGCACCGGGACGAGCATCTGGCCTTTGTCGATCAGATCCTGCTCTTCGATCTGGACGTCATCCTGGCTTCCGAAGGACTGGCCTGGGACATGTTCCATTTCCTGCGCGGCTGGCTGACCAACCACATCCTCGTTGTCGACAAGAAATTCTCGACAGCGATGTCGGCCTGACACCTTCCCGCGCATTCCATTTCAATCGCGAAGCGCGGGTTTTCCCCTTTTTTCAGGTTCAGATTGCGCCAATGTTCATGCCCAGCAGGACGTTTCCGCCATCGACTCCACCCGGAGCAATTTGCATGAGGCTTCTTGTTTTTCTTTTTCTTCTGACGGGATGTCACGCATTCGCTCCTGTCCCTCCGGCCATGCAGGAGCTGCCCCAGGCCTACCGGCTTGAAGCCGGAGAACATGATCCGGACGACCAGTGGTGGCGGGACCTGCAAAGCGAGGACCTTAACATCCTGATGGACGAGGCCCTGCGCTCCGCTCCGGACATGCGCACGGCCCTGGCCAGACTCGATCAGGCGCAGGCCGCAGCGGAAAAGACCGGCAGCGCCCTGTGGCCGACCCTTGGCGCAAGCGCCGACGCAACGCGGACCTGGACCAAACTCGACACCAGGAACCAGATCGAAAGCGACGCCTATGGTCTGGGACTTGCAGCCAGCTACGAGCTTGACCTC
This window contains:
- the buk gene encoding butyrate kinase; its protein translation is MKILVLNPGSTSTKIAVFQGREALFVETIRHEAADLDRFAHVMDQEGYRREMIMAALARHELAVSDMAAVIGRGGLLRPMPGGVYAVGPEMIADLSSCRFGTHASNLGAILAHDLASRAGIPALIADPVVVDELGPLARYSGHPSIQRRSIFHALNHKAVARRVAQELGRAYEELRLIVVHLGGGVSVGAHELGRVVDVNNALDGDGPFSPERSGGLPCEALVSWCFAPGASEKEIRSRITGKGGLLAYLGTASGMEVERRIREGDTLAREVRQAMAYQVAKEIGAMGAVLRGRVDAVILTGGLMHDQELAALISGQVEFLAPVMVHPGEDEMSALAEAAERALTGMCETLTYPPRTMAVVGHNPD
- a CDS encoding bacteriohemerythrin — protein: MHKKIIWDQSFETGIAEIDTQHQRLVEIINSLADGIGHVSMDDLHNILTQLKEYANYHFRTEETLMEAAGYAGLEEHRDEHLAFVDQILLFDLDVILASEGLAWDMFHFLRGWLTNHILVVDKKFSTAMSA